A window of Cinclus cinclus chromosome 17, bCinCin1.1, whole genome shotgun sequence genomic DNA:
TACGCTCACTCAATGGCAGCCATGTGTCTGCTGATGTGTTTGGCCTGTAGTCATCCAGGCTCCAGATTCAGTGCAGTTTCCAGGACTATCCATAGAAATCTCCTGTTTATGCTATTGCCAGGGGGATTGGAATACATAGAATTTAATTCTGTCGTCCCACTGGATTGTCTGTATGAGCAATGTGATAAACTTCTCAGCATTGTCCTGGCTATGGAAAATCTGGCAGAAACAGGTCCTAAAGAAGATTATGTTAATGCTTGATTGAAAAAGCTGATTACATGTTTGATACGGTAAAAATCATCCAGAGTATGTGCACGTGAATTTGCAGAATCTGATGAACAGTCTAATACAATTACAGGCTAGAAATGAGATTCAAAGGAGAAAAGTGTTTCTTACAGCAATTGTTTTATCAGCATCTATTCTGTCACAAAACTGAGGCTGAGTTCCCCTATTCTCAATGTCTTTCTATCATATATACCAAAGAagtatatttgatttttttccctatggtTACAGTGTacagaaagtttatttttcccAGAGTGTTAAGTAACATCTTTTCTTCCTATAAAATGTTAGCAAGATACAAGCATAATACGCTGTATTAAATAACGCATTTCCTAtacatatacaaatatatatattactaTAACACATCACACATTTTTACATAACAAAGTCTCTATTTTCCCACAACATAACAATATTaagataaaaatacatataaaatcaTGTAGTCAACAAACTAAACTAGTTTTAAATGTAGATTTAGAATGAGGGAAGGCACTTGTCCAGCTGGCCCCTTTCCACCTGAGGTCCACACACAGTGTAGGCTGCTGGAACTGGGGTGCTGTGTGAAGGCTGCAGGCTCACAAATCCCTGCTGTGGCAGTTCCAGCAGAAGttgccccagctcctggggcagaCATCTGTCCTTGTCCTATGGCTTCTTGGCTGCTTAGCTGTGGACTCAGGGAGCTCTTAGCTTATCTCCCTGTGCAACCACACCGTGAGCAAGGTCAGAGAGCTCAGCTCTGTAAAAACTCAGGGAAGAAAAAGCCATGGCAATTTTTGACCTGGTCAGTTTATTGCACCACTATACAGCTGGTCACACCAACACAAGAATGAGCAGGGggccagagcaggagctgaaatCCATGTGAATGAGGAGGCAGCTCCTCATGATGATTTGGTTGTCAAAACAGTTGCTTTTGATATTTTAGCCAGTGTCACATTTGCAGCCTGTCCAGCCTCTTGAGGGGATTGTAGGCAGGAGCTCAGAAGGCTGTTCAGATACAATTCCAAACAAATTCTTCTGGAGTTATTTTCAATTTGTTGAAGAAAATGGTGTAAACACCAACATcctgaggtgtccctgctctccagcttccATTTCTCAGCTGGCTGTGTAGTAGGGACATTTCTTTTGTGGGATTACAACAGTTGTGCATGGTCACACTTCTTGCTTCTTTCTCCCCCAAACCCTTACAGCAAAGATCAATACATGCTACATTAACAGATAGAACATGTCTTGGCCATAAATGACCTGAAGTGTCTGCACTAGGAGTGTGAGTGACCCcatcacattttgaaaaagcCCACACTGGGGATCTACCAGCTCTTCATGGTCTGAACCCTGTAAAGTAATAAGTGCTATTTAAGGAATCCTGTAGATGAATTTCCATCCATTGCTGTGTTTGCTAGCACTAGAATTATCTAGAATCGGCCACTCTGAAAACTTGGGTGGAGGGAACATAATTTCTTCTATGCTTTTATCAGTGTATTACATGTGCACTGTCTAATACAGTCGTGTTTATTGTTGCCATGAACAGTTAATCTGCTGTAAGTGCTGGTTTTATGGGACTTTTGTACATTAATGTTCCCCATGAAAGTCCcatgaaatacaattttatataaaaaatatttgaggtGCTAAGGGAGCAATGCAAAAATCTTACTTCCTGAATACCCTGGATTTTGCATTAGCATCAGTCTTTGTTGCTGTTTGTAATGATATTTAATATTAtagtgaaattaaattcttcacTAAGAAAGAGAAGTGTaacattctgtattttttctttttgcagtagGTGTAAGTCAGCCACTGGATATTCCTGATGTTTTTTCAGTTTATCACCATTAGGTAACTGCTTTATGAATGTCTCTCTGACAAAATGTTTAACTTGCATTTGATAAGGCAGGCAAAGTTTCATCACTTTGTGATAAGCACTATGTGCTCATAACAGCTCCTGAGGATCTGGCACCACACTTGATTCTCTCTGCCTGCTTTCCTATTAGTGCACCAAAGTAAAGATGCTTAGAAACCAACCtactttgttttgctgtgaatCTCTGAGGTGAACTCTTTCTCCACACAGCATGATGCAAAACCTTACTTTTAAAAACGGCAGTTTCAGAACTTTTGTTGGACCTGAAACAGACAATGGTTTTTGGTCCAACATAATGACACATAAGAGAGAACCAGCATATTTTTTACAATTTGTCCTGTCTTCATTTTAGCTAATACTGTAGTTATATTTTCCTGTATTCTTTCCAGCAGCTCATGCAAGAAAGTACTAGATGTTCCCATGCTATTCCATTTTTTATATAAACAGTTCCATAATTGCTGGCTTAGTCTGGTTTCTTTTAAGCCTGCATTGTGATATTGTTCAGCTGTCTCTAGCACTCATCTGTGGTACATAAATTGAGTTGGACTGAATTCAGTTCAGGTAAAAGACCAGATCTGCAGTGGTAAGGCACAACATTCCACTGCTTAATTCTTGGATGCCCTGTTTTTTCAATGAATTCTGTAGTTCTCACAAAAAGGAGGGAGTTATATGTTAAAAAATGTAAGGGCAGATAGAATGAATTTAAACTCTGTGCcaattttcttacttttcttaaCTACCTTTTGCAGATGCAGTTAATAGATGTTCTTTGACTGCATGTCTGGTATATGCAGACCATTGGTGTATGTTCAGACTTCACCAGAATCATTGTAGTTTACTGGTTCTCAGTGAACCTCCTCCAGCTGAGTTTGAGAAGCTGCCCACTGTAAACTTGGCCAGTCAATTTATCTGACATTTGCATtggtattttttcctaaatatctTGCTGGTCTGAACTTGCTGAGGCTGAGACTCACCGCTGATCCTTTGGAATCACTTGTTTCCCACTTGTGGTGGTGGGATGAGAAATCTGAGTATTGTGGATGGACAGTCAGTCTACCAAAGAGAAGTAGTTAATGCTGTCTGTTGCaatcaaagagaaaatatagTTCACAGATCAGAACCCCACTGATGTTTTAGTTCTTTGATAATTAAAGTAATTATCTTAAAAATTCAGTTCAGTTTTAGTGTTGCAGGCAAGGAGACACTTCTCACAGCTGTTCCATGCATGTTCAGCTGCACAGCCTGGCCCAGGTGAGTTGGTGATAGCAGCCTACAACTTTGTAAATAGTTTGGGCTGCTGAGATTAATATATGTGACTTCTTCAGAGTAAAAATTTGTTTGTCAGCCTCACTGATAAAAATTTAGTGGATTATGGTATCTTTGGACAATCCTTTAAGAAGCTTTAAAGTTACACCCAGGATAAATGCTGGCTGTCAGGCtggagtaaaatattttttaaaggatcaCTGTGAATATGAACAAAAGTACCATAAACATCAGTGAATGATGGGTCAGACAGAGTCATTTAAAAGGCTTCAGTGCTCATGCGGGTTTTGACCTGGTGAGCACTAGTCAAGCAAAATGCATATTTGTAGCTGAATCTTGTTTTAGAGGCATCCTGAATGTGATTTTTGATGTTTGCATCTCTGCTTGTAGacacaagaaacagaaaatgcagaaagagcacagcactgagcaACCAAGCTGATAATTTTTCCAGTCTTTGATTCACATTGTGCTGTATAGTACCACTTATTTGTGGAGACAAATAAGCTCTGTTTGCTGTGGTGGTTGAACATCTTATCAGTACCCACCTCTGTCTTCAGCCTTGAGAATAAAAGGACTAAAGTAGCCTGATATAATACAGTGGGACACAAGAAATCCTCAGCCTGTAGATACCCCTCCAGTTACCTTTGGCAGGGGTACAGGACATTTTGAATTTTATGAGTTTTTATATCTATTTTAAGTGCAATGGTTTAAAGGCAGTAATTAACAGCACTACAGACTTGAGGAGCACCAggtatttcaaaattattgcTGCAATTCAATCCGTTGTCACTGGTACAGCCAAGAGAACAGCAGATAGGCAAAGTCACTCAAAGGCCTTTGGAAATGGATTTTAGAAAACAGGTATGAGATTGGGacgaaaaaaaaaaggaacgtTAATCTCAAGTCACCTGGATTTTAAGAAGATCcattcttgcaaaataaaaGACACTTCAGTTTCCCACCAGCGGGTTGCAATCGTCTTGTTGATTTCGAAGCTTTTTCTTGAAGATGGATATTGATGTGGATGGTTGGTAAAATATACTCCAGATCTCACCAGCAGTAGTGACATCACTGCAATCTTCTGTTTCAACTGCAGCTGGAATCTGGTGGGACCTAGGAGACAAGAGTTAATTCACTCTTGTGTTAATGTGCTTGGGTAGCCATGGGTATTAATATGTCTGCAGTACTTCTACACTGGGAATGCTCACAGCTTCCACTACATCTATGACACTTCTTTCACCTGCTGTGCAAAATGTAGGTTTTTGGAGTGTTTCTTGGTTGGCTTGATCAAATGAAAAGTTAGGTATCCTTTTGCCACTCTAATGACAGCAGAGACATTAAGCTAAGAGGGTTCTACAGACTTGTTATTATAGTTGctattaatataaattaatttccttgtaTATTTAAGCATGTTTGTACTATATAGATGCAATATTCAGTATTTTGATTTGCTGATGACTCACCCATCATTTCATTCAGTGCGTGTCCATCTAGAGGACACAAAATTTACTTGGTATGAGTGcagaggttttaattttttccctgtgaagtTATTATCATAATTTGACCTCTTCTCACCAAATTTGGATGTCTGataacattttccttcttcctcctaaATCTTGCCAAATCAAGAGCAGAAGAGATAGTCTAGAAGCAGATGTTATCATACCAGTTAAACTTAACAAATGTGCTTATTTAGGGTCTTCTATGAGGATACAAATGTGTAATAACTAACTTGGTTTGGAATTTGGCCAATCTGATAAtcagagagcagagaagagcCCCAGGTTTGGTTCAGAGCTGAGATCTTGGTTCTCTGGTTGGTTTTGCTCCACACTTACCTCATGGTAATGTGCAGAAGTATCTTTGCTATTATGGCTGTAACACTTAAGATGAGCAGTGCTGTGAGACTGTATATTGTCCATTCTACAAAAGAGAGGAGGGGAGCTCTCAGTACAGTCATTTATTTATAGTTTTACAGTAAGAATACTGCATGAAAGAAACAAGCAGCCTTGTGATGCTTTATTCAAATCTGTAATTTGAGAATGCCTTAAACCTACAAGTGTTTTCTGCAGACTGGCACAAACTGTAGAACTTTCAGTCAGAACTGGTTTTTTCCCTTGCAGAACTCGTCCCAGTAAAATCAAAAGCTGGCAAAATTCAAAGCACATACTAGTAAAATCATCTAGGAAAGCAAGCAGAAGTTCCCTTCTACCCACTGCCCCTTCCTCAAAGCATTGCCTGTACATGATGATTTGAACACTATTTCTGGAACTGCAAAAAATCCAAGGGTGCAGTTTCTGTTGGTGTTCCTGAGGCAGTTTAACCCTAGGAAGTTTAGGTTTAACTGTGGTAAGTCAGGCATTAGGCTGGGCCTAGTCTCTAATAGTCTAGACTATTCCTAGGCACGTTCTGCACCTTGGGCTGGTCTGGGTGTGTGCAGTTCTGTTTCAGGTTTGGGATGCAGACAGCTTCAGGACTGTGGGAGTGTCCACAGTGGGACTGAGGCCCAGCTTCAGTGATACATAAAAGCAGATGCCCAGGGTGGATTAAAAACAGGAGAGAATAATAGTGATATTCACCAGGGGTGAACTTCTAGCCTTCAATTATTTACAACTCAGCAATTTCCTGATGTCCTGAAGGTGAGTTCTAAACACAGTGACACCTCCCCTACACCCACTAACTTGTCTAGTCCTCTTTGTGTTACTGATGAGGCTTTTGTTAATTGGGGTAACAGGGATGCAACCAGCATTCAAGCTATTCTAGACTTCACAAAAGTTTGCTCTTTTTGCAGCAACTCGTGCCCTTCTGTGGCGTGCAGTGGTCCCTAAAGCTGATTTCAGAAAGGAAGCTGCTCCAACTCACATATTTTGATGTGCTTCCATTCTTAAGAACCCACCATCTTCACATTATTTCTGACTTAGGCTGacaaatgttttgaaattgAATGAGATAATTCCAGTTAGTGCTAATTAGACTGAATGAAAATTCATCTGTTAGTAAGATGCACAGTGGATCTGCTAACATCGAGGAGGCAGCAAAGGAAATAGTGACTCTGGATTTTGCTTTGGCCAAATGTATTTTCCCGTTTCCACATTTTATTGTAGCATTACCAGGCATGGAGCTAGTTGGATGGCTTGGGCTGGTTGTGATGACATAGAGTATCTTTGATGACCGGGCTGCATTGATGCTGAgatttgtttgttcatttatCCTCTCTGAAAGGGTGTGATTCACTGGGATCTTGTTTTGATGCACATTGTCCTTCACAGCTGAAAACACAAGAGTATGATGACAATAACAATTTATTAACAGGTGTAATTGGACTTTATTTTGTGCTTATAAACAGACATGCTGCTCTCTAGTTTGCTTAAGAGAACTGAAATAAACAAATTACATCTTAATCCTATAAAACCCTGTACTTCACCAGGTTGGGGTTCTCGGAATTTTTCTGGAAGCTGATTGTTCACAACAGTAGGTACAACTTGAAGACCACAACATTTTCTCCTGGTGACTTTGAGCTGGAGAAGAAGAGACTGTTGGAAGGAGCCAAGATGAGCCAATGTGCAGATAGattagtattttcttttgtattgcTTCCCCTTGTCATTTTCCaatctgttttaaaaggaaGGTATAGAACTGATTTtttgaaaactgtatttatGATGTAGCTGACTGGAATGTTCTAACCTGAGAGAAATTTTGGCAAAGTTTTCACCCACTGAGCAGTGGCAACAAGAGAGATGAAACACCTGTTAGAGCTAAAATGTTTGTTCTTTAATTGCCACTTCAGAAATCTCCTCTGTGAATTAAATGATTCACTGAAAGTAGAAACGGCAAAGGCAGCCTCTTACCTCTATACCTGATAGCAAATCCCTGGGCTTGATTGATGTCATCTGAGAAAAAGTACAAAATGACAAAATCCAAAGAGATGTTAAAGGTGTGGGGAGGCCGGTTCTTGCCATTGAAACGAGCTAGAACGTGATAGGTATAACCATCCAGCAATTCCACCATATCTGTAGCATCTTTGATTTCAAAAAGGACAAAGCTGAAGTGGATTTGAGATGCTCCTGGAACTTGTATGGTCCAATAACAGACTTTGCCTGTGCCATATGTGTCAGGAAAATCCGGTGAATAGATCACAGCTGTAGCAGAAGTGTAATTCCCTCCACAGGCACCAATAAGGGCTATGAAAACAAGAGGAAAGGGGATAACatggggagaaagaaagaaaaaaaaaggtaatacATTAATTTTGCAACGTTTTGTCACCCTGAAGATTCTAATACTTAAGTGTGACTTGGAGGTACAGACTTGCTAGGCCAGCAGGATGCACTCTCTGCACCTCTTTCCCTCccacagcactgggagcacagcCTTTGTTGCCTCTGCTTGGAACACTCTCCTTTTGCCTCATTACTCTGACCTGTGCATCAGTCTTGAATACTGCAACTATCCCTTGTCCTTGGGTGTAACCATGTACCctttgctccatccctgctgaaATGGGGTAAAAGATAAATCACTGATTCAGGGGCTTCTGGTCCATCCCAATCGGGCAGGCAGGAAAGTGGATTAGTGACTATTAACTCTCACTGCTTAACAACTGACATTCCTTCAGCTGTATGAAATTGAAAACTTAAACACTCGTGATTTCAGAGAGCAACTCCGATGCCACCAGCTGACAGTGTATATCCATTCATGCACATGCAATTTTTTACTCTCTAGTAAGATCAGTTAGGGAATTTCTGATAACTGACTTAGTACCACTTGTGAGGAAAGTGAGAGAACCTCTGGAGCATGAGCAAGCATCATTTCTTTACATCACATTACTGAGGGATGAGAATTCTAGTCAAAAATGGAAAGCAGGTTTCTTTTATACCGAATGGAGGTGTTTTGCTGTTTGGTGTGCAACAGTTCTCATTGATTTTGAGCCTTTTGCCTAATTTGCTGAACATGTTGGGAAAAACTGAGCCTGCTTCAATACTTACTGTCAAATAGAATGACTCTGCCATCCCCACCACAGGGCTGAGTGTGGTCTCCAAAGCAAACACTGTTGCATTCCGTACTGGCTGCCTCCCCGTATCTCCAGTAGTCAGGATTGTTTCCACAGAAACAAGCATAACCTGATTCCATGCCTGCAAACTTTGACAACAAAGATGCATGAGGAAGGGAGGAATAGTATTTGAAGGAGTGACAGGAAGAGGTTGTTTGAGCAAGAAGGCTGACAGCAGAATATGTGTGTTTTGAAGAAGTAGGATTAGTCAGAGGAACACCACAGGCTGTTTTTGTTTGGGATGCTACTTAAGACTAGGGGGAAAGATGGCCTGGAGGGCACCCTGACACTCACAACTGCAGTAAGCAACCATATTTTCTCCTGACATTATTCATTAGTCATTTGTCCAGATTCCTCTGGATGCAGAGAGAGGGCCTGATCTCTGGGGTGGAAGTGCAACCTTAGACCTCccaaagcttaaaaaaaatggggaagagGAGACATATGACAGAGAGCTGTAGGCACGTTgccatttttgtctttgaaaacgTTTTGTAAATGTATGTCAAAGAAATCACCTTAAACTGTTGACTTCGGCAGGAGCTGATGCACGTTTGGATTGTGAGTTTATTGGAAGTCTCGCTGGTGCCAGTCAAAGGTGGTGGCTCTCCATGGTCCTTGTAACAGCCCAGATTTCCTGGCACTGGCAGGAGTAACACACAACAGTCATCCTAAAGGTGTGCCTGTCAACATCCCAGACCACTTCATGCACTGCCTGGTTACTGAGCAGCTCTCTCTAAGTTCTGGGCTTGATTTTGCACTGTGGGAAACATTACTCTTTGTTACTCATACTCTCTATGATCCTTGTCATATTTTCCAAACACGCCCAGGGATGAGTGATGGGACAAAAGAGTACTGTAGCTTCTCAGCAACATACCTGTAAGACTCTCTAGCTGGTTTCAGTAAGCTGCAGGAAAATAGACAAGATAAACACCTTGCTCATTTCTCCTGAAAGAGGCAACTACAAAATAAACCCAAGGCATTAAGTGGGTTcaggtgtttgtttttgtgtttttttttttactactggCATGCatattctgaaaatgtaaattgaACTGTGTGATGTCTGATCTTCCAAACAATGACATTCTGGAGGTTTTCAAAACAGGATTATTTGAGGAAGGGAAACAGAACCGGTTTAGAATGGAGTTGGGAAGTTTTATGACAGGAACTGTATACTTATATAGGGGGATTTCCTAATATTTAAAACTTGAACTCTGATATTAATCCACCATacaaagagattaaaaataagCAATATTACTTTCAAAACACAACCCAACCCATCTTTTTACTTTAATAGGATGTTTCAAGGCTCCTTGGTCACTATGGGAGATCAGAGTTTTCCCCCTTCACTGctggattttttggttttgcactTTTCATCAAAGCACTGGAATTTAGCCATGACCACCTCCTGGAGAGGATGTGGAGTACAGTACAGTGCTGTGCTAATGGCACAAAATTATCCCTCACCCACTTGTCATATCTAGTCACATACTTGAAATTAAATCTGTTACTAGCTCTATGTTAAGTTTTATTCCTGTGCCAGATTGACATGGATTCTTTTTGTCCACCTAACTGCCACAGCTCTGTAGGACATGAAGTGCTCAGAGACATGCATGAGTGTTTTATTTATGTAGTCATTGGTAATTACAGTGCCCAGTAAACTTATTATAAATAATGACATAACGTTGCTTCAAATATTGTTCATAAATTAATTCTGTTCTCTAAGAATACAATTTCAATTATAAATACTTGCATGGAGTTATGGCTTTGATATGCCCTGCAGCAACATTCATATAAGTACTGAGACTTCAAGTTACAGCCTGATTTAACATACCTTTGGAAATCCCCACTTGCAGCCCCACCCCAGCTGAGTACAGCTGGGCAGATAACTCTGAGAGAGCTTTCTTTTTAGTATTGTGCATGATTTTACAGCCCTGAAAAATCTTCCTTGTTATCCAACCTAGCTCATGTTCCTAAGAGAACCTGggatttgtaatattttttttttcttttttaaaattgctttattaGTGAGACCTTTCAACCTTGGCTCCAGAGGATTAGTACTTCAGTATGTTCCATGCTAAGAAACTGAGTAAACTGAAAACTTCTTAAGTTTTTTAGCTAAATCAAGCATACATCCTAATACTAATTATCTCTGTGGTGTCCTAGCAATATTTTAACCTTCTTTGCTCTTAATATTTAGCCTGCTAAAGAAACATAGCAAAAAATGATGTAGTCAGTATTCTGCAATTACTGTTCATGCTCACCAGTGATGTTTCACTTTTACACTGCCTTCACCCATTTGTATCTATTTCTCCTCTTCTTAAAAGGTCACCTCTTTTGCACAagcatattatttttcttttaagcagcAGTTGACATAATTAGATCCTGGAAAACACCACAGCTTCTGCATTCTACATGTTAAGGCAGGTATTCAATGTATTAAAATATGGAATTAATCATTTTGAGCTCAAAACCACATTCCAGCTATGCTCATCCAGCTGTCTTTGAAGAGCCTCCTAGCTTTTTGCAATGGTAGCATGCACAAATTGTTTGAGCTGTCCTTGTTCCTCTGTTCCATAAAGCTCTGTGCAACTTACCTGACCCTGCCATTTAACACCTCCTTGATATTTCAGTCAAATTTCTTACATTACATACATGCACACTGGAAATATGATTCCAGTAATGAAATCCTGTTTGTAGGGAGAGAGTCATGTGAGTCATAAACATGAAGATGTAATTAAGTGGCaagcctttctttcttttctttctatcttTCTTATTCTGTGAGTGTGAGTTGTTATTTCCTTTGAACTTAAACCTAACCTCATTAACAAGGAGACCAAAAAAGTCAGGAATAGCTGCAACACTGCAAACAAGCCATTCAGTTGTGAATCCTCCATGTGAGATGCACAtgttccttcagcatttggagCTGCAGTcttgccttttgttttgttattgtgtCCATTCCAGTCTGCTTAGCAGAGatgaagaagggaagaaaagggaagactAAGCTCCTCCTGGAATAAATACCACTGTCTTCTGTGGTTATGCTCATCCATCTTCATCTAACACTGCTAAATTCTGTACATTACATACACAGAATGTCAGAACACATTTCTGACTGAAGCATGTAGTGTTATGTATAAATATTAGGGAATGAGACATATCATATAATCATATGAATTCATCACCATAATGAAAAATTCTTAACAGTAGATTCTTAATTATTGTTCAGATGAATCATTGCATGCAAATCTCTCTAGGCAATCAAGATGCTTCATGTTGTTGGCAGTGCCATGGTATTATGTGGGCACAGTTAATAGGTAACTTATTCTCCAGATAATATTCTAGGAGTAAATATCATTAAGGAAAAGAAGCTTATGTAACAAATTTTTCTCTAAAAGTTTTCaaataggaatttttttacACAATTCCTTTCTTGCTCCATCACAAAAATCAGGTTTTGTATTGTGCACTTCACAAGATAGTTCTGATGGTTCTATGACTTAGCATCATACttactgaaaacagaaagtGTGGTGAAGAATAAAAGATTCTTTACTTACACAGC
This region includes:
- the KREMEN1 gene encoding kremen protein 1, producing the protein MEPPALAAVLAFSGLALSCCREPVLSECYTANGADYRGTQNQTSQYAGKPCLFWNETFEHPYNTVKYPNGEGGLGEHNYCRNPDGDVSPWCYIAEHEDGIYWKYCEIPSCRMPGNLGCYKDHGEPPPLTGTSETSNKLTIQTCISSCRSQQFKFAGMESGYACFCGNNPDYWRYGEAASTECNSVCFGDHTQPCGGDGRVILFDTLIGACGGNYTSATAVIYSPDFPDTYGTGKVCYWTIQVPGASQIHFSFVLFEIKDATDMVELLDGYTYHVLARFNGKNRPPHTFNISLDFVILYFFSDDINQAQGFAIRYRAVKDNVHQNKIPVNHTLSERINEQTNLSINAARSSKILYVITTSPSHPTSSMPEWTIYSLTALLILSVTAIIAKILLHITMRSHQIPAAVETEDCSDVTTAGEIWSIFYQPSTSISIFKKKLRNQQDDCNPLVGN